The DNA sequence TAAATCATCTGGAGCAGGAGAAACTGGAAACCCTCGCCAAAGACGTTTTCTTTTTAGAAAGACTTAGGCATATTAAAAACAGTCTGGCTGAATATAGACACAGTTCAGACAAGGGATTATCGAAGTTCTTTGATCCTGAATATCCCGTGATTGCTTATTTTAGTGCGGAATACGGACTTGCCCTTTGTTTACCTATTTACTCAGGCGGACTTGGTGTTTTAGCTGGCGATCATTTAAAGTCAGCCAGTGATTTGAATTTGCCCCTGGTGGGAGTGGGGCTTTGTTACCAACAGGGCTACTTCAGGCAATACTTGACCCACGATAGCTGGCAGCAGGAAAAATATCCCATAAATGACTTTGAGCAGATGCCTCTTGTTCTGGAAAAAAATGAACAAGGACACCCATTGAACGTTCAAGTGCAGTTAGCCGGACGTGTGGTCAATGCCCGGATTTGGCGTGCGGATGTTGGACGGGTAAACCTGTATCTTCTGGACACCAATGTGCCTGAAAATGATCCTCTCGACAGGAAAATTACCAGCCAGCTTTACGGCGGTGATCTTGAAATGCGTTTAAAGCAGGAGATTGTTTTGGGCATTGGCGGGGTCAGGGCCTTAAAGGCTTTGGGCCTGGCCCCGAGGGTCATCCATATGAATGAAGGACACTCAGCTTTTGCCGTTCTGGAGCGGATCAGGGTCTTTATGCATGATTTTGGTTTGTCTTTTGAATCTGCCCAGGAACTTGTAGCCTCAAGTAGTATATTTACCACGCATACTCCTGTTCCGGCTGGAAATGATCGCTTCCCCCCCGACCTGATGCAAAAATATTTTGAAGATTATGCTCAGGAATTAGGTCTGGCGTTTAAAGTTTTTCTGGCCCTGGGTCGTGAAGATCAGCACGATGATCAGGAGTCTTTTTGCATGACTGTTCTGGCTCTTCGCCTGTCTCGTTTCAACAATGGGGTGAGCAAGTTACACGGTCAAGTGTCCAGAAATATGTGGAAGAAAGTCTGGCCCCAGTATCCTGTAGATGATGTCCCTATTGGGTCCATTACCAATGGAGTGCATATTCCTTCTTGGGTGGCTCCGGATATTTCTTACCTGTATGACCGCTACTTGGGCTCAAACTGGCGTGAGGATCCTGATTGTGAGCGGGTCTGGCAACAGTCTGAAGCAATCCCTGACGCAGAGCTATGGCGGACCCATGAGCGATTAAGGGAAAGGCTGGTAGATTTTGTCCGTTATCGTTTGAGAGAGCAGATTCTGGCCAGGGGAGGGCGCAGGTATGAGCTGGAACTGGCAGAAGACGTCCTTGACCCTGCAGCTTTGACTATTGGTTTTGCCCGCAGGTTTGCTGCGTATAAAAGGGCCAATCTTATTTTAAGGGATGTGCAACGGTTTTTGAATATTATCCAGGATACAAAACATCCGGTCCAGTTTATTTTTGCCGGCAAGGCCCATCCCAAAGATGAGGAAGGCAAGAAGATTATTCAGCAAATTGTTCAACTCTGTCAGAGAGTGGACTGTCGCTTTAGTGTTGTTTTTTTGGAAGACTATGATTTAGAGATTGCCCGGTACATGCTCCAGGGGTGCGATGTATGGTTGAATACCCCACGGCGACCTCTGGAAGCCTGTGGAACAAGTGGAATGAAAGCAGTGGCCAATGGAGTGCTTCATTTTAGTACACTGGATGGATGGTGGGCCGAGGCTTACCAGCCCGGTAACAGTGTGGGCTGGGCCATTGGTAGCGGAGAAGAATATGAAGACAGCGACTATCAGGACTTTGTAGAAAGTCAGATCTTATATAATATTTTAGAAAAAGAAATTATTCCTCTTTTTTACAATCGAGGCCATGGTAATTTGCCTCGTGAGTGGATCAAGAAGATGAAAAATGGACTTAAGCTTT is a window from the Desulfovulcanus ferrireducens genome containing:
- the glgP gene encoding alpha-glucan family phosphorylase; translated protein: MRPLKVYSVIPRLPEELMPLWDLAYNFWFTWKHEIAELFSQIDYGLWRRSQQNPVWFLNHLEQEKLETLAKDVFFLERLRHIKNSLAEYRHSSDKGLSKFFDPEYPVIAYFSAEYGLALCLPIYSGGLGVLAGDHLKSASDLNLPLVGVGLCYQQGYFRQYLTHDSWQQEKYPINDFEQMPLVLEKNEQGHPLNVQVQLAGRVVNARIWRADVGRVNLYLLDTNVPENDPLDRKITSQLYGGDLEMRLKQEIVLGIGGVRALKALGLAPRVIHMNEGHSAFAVLERIRVFMHDFGLSFESAQELVASSSIFTTHTPVPAGNDRFPPDLMQKYFEDYAQELGLAFKVFLALGREDQHDDQESFCMTVLALRLSRFNNGVSKLHGQVSRNMWKKVWPQYPVDDVPIGSITNGVHIPSWVAPDISYLYDRYLGSNWREDPDCERVWQQSEAIPDAELWRTHERLRERLVDFVRYRLREQILARGGRRYELELAEDVLDPAALTIGFARRFAAYKRANLILRDVQRFLNIIQDTKHPVQFIFAGKAHPKDEEGKKIIQQIVQLCQRVDCRFSVVFLEDYDLEIARYMLQGCDVWLNTPRRPLEACGTSGMKAVANGVLHFSTLDGWWAEAYQPGNSVGWAIGSGEEYEDSDYQDFVESQILYNILEKEIIPLFYNRGHGNLPREWIKKMKNGLKLLAPMYNAHRMVEDYARFAYLPAYKNYLALSRNGFAPAKDLAAWRMELMTKWSDVKIRNVRSQSFDEIFADDRVRVEAELFINGLRPEDVRMEIYAGAVDVEGNFTDRKTETMQSKSQTGDGWILYEGYITPDNTGRFGFTVRVLPSHPLLLDPHCLGLIHWAQ